Part of the Candidatus Poribacteria bacterium genome is shown below.
GCTTCTTTTGCTTCATTTTCTGGGACACCGCTCAATTCATATAAGATGCGCCCCGGTTTAACAACAGCCACCCAAAACTCTGGCGCTCCTTTCCCGCTTCCCATTCTGGTTTCAGCGGGTTTCTTCGTTACGGGCTTATGCGGAAAGATTTTAATCCAAACCTTTCCCCCACGGCGCACATGACGTGTGATTGCGATTCGCGCAGATTCAATTTGGCGGCTTGTAATCCAACCCGGCTCCATTGCTTTCAAACCATACTCGCCGAAATCTATTCGTGAACCTCGGTAAGGTTTACCACGGCGTTTTCCACGCTGCACTTTACGGTGTAGAACCCGTTTGGGCATTAACATTTTATGTACTCCTTCTAATTCATACTCGTGAACGAACGTTTACGATCTTGTATTCTCACGATTGGTTCTACGTGGTCCCCGTCGCCTATCCTGATCTCTTCTTCGTCTGGGTCTACCTTCAGATCTCGCTGGTGGACCTTCTCTCTCCGAAAAGCGTGCTGGCCGTCTTTCAGAAGAATCAGTTGGCACCTCCATAGCACGGCTGGAAGGGGAACCTGTTCCTGGAAGCTCCGGTCTGCCAATAATCTCGCCCTTAAAGATCCACGTTTTAATGCCAATCTTACCGTAGGTTGTATCGGCTTCAGCAAAGCCATAATCGATATTCGCTCTGAGCGTATGCAGCGGCACCCTGCCTTCAATATTTGATTCGGAGCGTGCCATTTCAGCGCCTCCAAGTCGACCACCGATACTGATTTTAGCCCCTTGGGCGCCGGCTTTCATTGAAGCGATAATACTTTTCTTCATTGCCTGCCTAAAATTGGATCTGCGTACAATTTGCAGTGCAACCGCTTCAGCGACAAGTTGGGCATCTAATTCAGGGCGCTTAATTTCGGTGACATTAATCCGAACAGTCTTCTCACCGTTTGACCCTGAATCTGTCTGCAGGATGTGCTCTAAGTCTGCTTGTAACTTTTCTGCTTCAACACCACGCCGGCCAATGACGATACCAGGGCGCGCTGTATGTATATGAATATTACACCTATCGCCAACCCTTTCGATTTCGATACGAGAAATGCCGGCACGTGACAATCTTTCCTTAATGAAAGACTGAATTTTCAAATCCTCATGAAGCCATTGGGCATACTCTTTCTCGTTGTACCATTTCGAGTCCCAATTTTCAATGATGCCTAGGCGTAGTCCACGCGGGTGCGTTTTCTGTCCCACTAAACTCTCCTCCAAAATTCGGTTGGGCAAAGGTTGTCGAACGACGGAGGTAAAGGAACATGGGTCAGTCTATTCCGAAGACCGGTAGGATTCTCAATACTCATCTTCACTTTCCTCTTCGTCTAGTACGACTGTAATATGGCACCTACGATGTAAGATCCTGTTTGCCATACCTCGTGCCCGTGGGCGAAACCATCGTCGGGTAATGCCATCGTTGACGACAATCTGTTTGACAACTAGATTGCTCTCGTCAATAGTGGCACCCTGCTGTTGTGCATTATGTCGTGCATTCGCGGTAGCTGATTGAATCAGTTTGCGGATTACAGGAGAGGCTGCTTTATGTGTAAATGTTAATTGATTTATTGCCTCTTCGACGTATTGATCCTTAACTAAATCAGCGACCAAACGCGCTTTGCGCGGGGCAATCGGCACGTTTCGGATACTTGCTCGAGCCTCCATGTTAAAAATCTCCTAAATTAGCTTGAGCATTTGTAATAACTTCCGCTCATCATCTCAATTTTTTGAACGTGGGGTGTACGAAAACCGAGTTTATCTTTGTAATTCAGTATACTTTATCTTGCTCCCCCACTCGCATGCGCTCTGAATGTACGAGTAGGAGAAAATTCACCCAGTTTATGCCCCACCATGTTTTCTGTGATATAAACAGGGAAAAATTTCTTGCCGTTATGAATGGCAAGCGTATGACCAATTAGGT
Proteins encoded:
- the rplP gene encoding 50S ribosomal protein L16 encodes the protein MLMPKRVLHRKVQRGKRRGKPYRGSRIDFGEYGLKAMEPGWITSRQIESARIAITRHVRRGGKVWIKIFPHKPVTKKPAETRMGSGKGAPEFWVAVVKPGRILYELSGVPENEAKEAMTRAAHKLPIETKFISRTGE
- the rplV gene encoding 50S ribosomal protein L22; amino-acid sequence: MEARASIRNVPIAPRKARLVADLVKDQYVEEAINQLTFTHKAASPVIRKLIQSATANARHNAQQQGATIDESNLVVKQIVVNDGITRRWFRPRARGMANRILHRRCHITVVLDEEESEDEY
- the rpsC gene encoding 30S ribosomal protein S3; protein product: MGQKTHPRGLRLGIIENWDSKWYNEKEYAQWLHEDLKIQSFIKERLSRAGISRIEIERVGDRCNIHIHTARPGIVIGRRGVEAEKLQADLEHILQTDSGSNGEKTVRINVTEIKRPELDAQLVAEAVALQIVRRSNFRQAMKKSIIASMKAGAQGAKISIGGRLGGAEMARSESNIEGRVPLHTLRANIDYGFAEADTTYGKIGIKTWIFKGEIIGRPELPGTGSPSSRAMEVPTDSSERRPARFSEREGPPARSEGRPRRRRDQDRRRGPRRTNRENTRS
- the rpsS gene encoding 30S ribosomal protein S19 — encoded protein: MPRSVKKGPYIDSKLLKKIEAMNRSGTKRVIRTWSRRSMVTPDLIGHTLAIHNGKKFFPVYITENMVGHKLGEFSPTRTFRAHASGGAR